Proteins encoded within one genomic window of Micromonospora halotolerans:
- a CDS encoding DUF349 domain-containing protein: MSDWTAFGRVDEDGTVYVKTAEGERVVGSWQAGAPEEGLAHFARRFADLVTEVDLTEARLNSGAADAGHSLTTIRRIRASLAEAHVVGDIDALAARLDKLATVAEEKAGEARAARDAARGEALARKTALVEEAEKLAAESTGWKTAGDRLKEILDEWKTIRGVDKKADGELWKRFAAARDGFTRRRGAHFASLDQQRKQAQGIKEELVAEAEKLKESTDWGATANQLKDLMAQWKAAPRASKEAEQKLWERFRAAQDDFFTRRSEVFSARDNEQRANLERKQALLAEAEALDVDGDPKGAQAKLREIQAQWHEAGRVPREAAAGLERRLRAVDDKVREVMDSAWRRTSKEDNPLLAQMRAQVAEAEDRLARAQAAGDARRIKEAEQALASKRQFLQLAEQAG, encoded by the coding sequence ATGAGCGACTGGACTGCCTTCGGACGGGTGGACGAGGACGGCACCGTCTACGTCAAGACCGCCGAGGGTGAGCGGGTGGTCGGATCCTGGCAGGCGGGGGCACCGGAAGAAGGGCTCGCCCATTTCGCCCGGCGCTTCGCCGACCTGGTGACGGAGGTCGACCTGACCGAGGCCCGACTCAACTCGGGCGCGGCGGACGCCGGCCACTCGCTGACCACGATCCGGCGGATCCGCGCGTCGCTGGCCGAGGCGCACGTCGTCGGTGACATCGACGCTCTGGCCGCCCGCCTGGACAAGCTCGCCACGGTGGCCGAGGAGAAGGCCGGCGAGGCCCGCGCCGCCCGCGACGCCGCCCGCGGCGAGGCCCTCGCGCGCAAGACCGCCCTGGTCGAGGAGGCGGAGAAGCTGGCCGCCGAGTCGACCGGCTGGAAGACCGCCGGCGACCGGCTCAAGGAGATCCTCGACGAGTGGAAGACCATCCGCGGGGTCGACAAGAAGGCCGACGGTGAGCTGTGGAAGCGGTTCGCCGCCGCGCGGGACGGCTTCACCCGCCGCCGGGGCGCCCACTTCGCCTCCCTGGACCAGCAGCGCAAGCAGGCACAGGGGATCAAGGAGGAGCTGGTCGCCGAGGCCGAGAAGCTCAAGGAGTCGACCGACTGGGGCGCCACGGCCAACCAGCTCAAGGACCTGATGGCCCAGTGGAAGGCCGCGCCGCGCGCCTCCAAGGAGGCGGAGCAGAAGCTCTGGGAACGGTTCCGGGCGGCGCAGGACGACTTCTTCACCCGGCGCAGCGAGGTCTTCTCGGCGCGGGACAACGAGCAGCGCGCCAACCTGGAGCGCAAGCAGGCCCTGCTCGCCGAGGCCGAGGCGCTCGACGTCGACGGCGACCCGAAGGGCGCCCAGGCGAAGCTGCGGGAGATCCAGGCCCAGTGGCACGAGGCCGGCCGGGTGCCGCGCGAGGCGGCCGCCGGGCTGGAGCGCCGGCTGCGGGCCGTCGACGACAAGGTCCGCGAGGTCATGGACTCGGCGTGGCGGCGGACCTCCAAGGAGGACAACCCGCTCCTGGCCCAGATGCGGGCCCAGGTCGCCGAGGCCGAGGACCGGCTGGCCCGGGCCCAGGCGGCCGGCGACGCCCGCCGGATCAAGGAGGCCGAGCAGGCGCTCGCCTCGAAGCGGCAGTTCCTCCAGCTCGCCGAGCAGGCCGGCTGA
- the miaB gene encoding tRNA (N6-isopentenyl adenosine(37)-C2)-methylthiotransferase MiaB: MTTAAAGSPRTYQVRTYGCQMNVHDSERISGLLEQAGYVRAAEADEQPDVVVFNTCAVRENADNRLYGNLGHLRPVKDKHPGMQIAVGGCLAQKDRGEIVRKAPWVDVVFGTHNIGSLPVLLERARHNTAAEVEILESLDVFPSTLPTRRESTYAGWVSISVGCNNTCTFCIVPSLRGKEKDRRPGDILSEVRALVDEGVLEVTLLGQNVNSYGVEFGDRYAFGKLLRACGDIDGLERVRFTSPHPKDFTDDVIAAMAETPNVCHSLHMPLQSGSDDVLRAMRRSYRSEKYLGIIEKVRAAMPDAAITTDIIVGFPGETDADFEKTLDVVREARFSSAFTFQYSKRPGTPAATMDGQLPKQVVQERYERLIATVEEITWAENRRLVGETVEVLVAVGEGRKDERTGRLSGRARDGRLVHFDGGSLAGRIRPGDIVHTTVTYAAPHHLNADGEPLSHRRTRAGDAAEAGRAPRTPGVLLGLPTIGAPAAAPAPTGGCAAH; encoded by the coding sequence ATGACTACCGCAGCCGCGGGCAGCCCGCGCACCTACCAGGTGCGCACGTACGGCTGCCAGATGAACGTGCACGACTCCGAGCGCATTTCCGGCCTGCTCGAACAGGCCGGCTACGTGCGTGCCGCCGAGGCCGACGAGCAGCCCGACGTGGTGGTGTTCAACACCTGCGCCGTCCGGGAGAACGCCGACAACCGGCTCTACGGCAACCTGGGTCATCTGCGCCCCGTGAAGGACAAGCACCCCGGGATGCAGATCGCCGTCGGCGGCTGCCTGGCCCAGAAGGACCGCGGCGAGATCGTCCGCAAGGCGCCCTGGGTGGACGTGGTCTTCGGCACGCACAACATCGGCTCGCTGCCGGTGCTGCTGGAACGCGCGCGGCACAACACCGCCGCCGAGGTGGAGATCCTCGAATCCCTCGACGTCTTCCCGTCCACGCTGCCGACCCGGCGCGAGTCGACGTACGCCGGCTGGGTGTCGATCTCGGTGGGCTGCAACAACACCTGCACGTTCTGCATCGTGCCCTCCCTGCGCGGCAAGGAGAAGGACCGCCGCCCCGGCGACATCCTCTCCGAGGTGCGCGCCCTGGTCGACGAGGGCGTGCTGGAGGTGACCCTGCTCGGGCAAAACGTCAACTCCTACGGCGTGGAGTTCGGCGACCGGTACGCCTTCGGCAAGCTGCTGCGCGCCTGCGGCGACATCGACGGCCTGGAGCGGGTGCGGTTCACCAGCCCGCACCCGAAGGACTTCACCGACGACGTGATCGCCGCGATGGCCGAGACGCCCAACGTCTGCCACTCGCTGCACATGCCGCTGCAGTCCGGCTCCGACGACGTGCTGCGGGCCATGCGCCGCTCGTACCGGTCGGAGAAGTACCTGGGGATCATCGAGAAGGTCCGGGCCGCGATGCCCGACGCGGCGATCACCACCGACATCATCGTCGGCTTCCCCGGCGAGACCGACGCCGACTTCGAGAAGACCCTCGACGTGGTCCGCGAGGCCCGCTTCTCGTCGGCGTTCACGTTCCAGTACTCGAAGCGCCCCGGCACCCCGGCCGCGACCATGGACGGCCAGCTGCCCAAGCAGGTCGTGCAGGAGCGGTACGAGCGGTTGATCGCCACGGTCGAGGAGATCACCTGGGCGGAGAACCGCAGGCTGGTCGGGGAGACCGTCGAGGTGCTGGTCGCGGTCGGCGAGGGGCGCAAGGACGAGCGCACCGGCCGGCTGTCCGGCCGCGCCCGGGACGGCCGGCTCGTGCACTTCGACGGCGGGTCGCTGGCCGGTCGGATCCGCCCGGGCGACATCGTGCACACCACGGTCACCTACGCCGCCCCGCATCACCTCAACGCCGACGGGGAGCCGCTGTCGCACCGGCGCACCCGGGCCGGCGACGCGGCCGAGGCGGGGCGCGCCCCGCGTACCCCCGGGGTGCTGCTCGGGCTGCCGACGATCGGCGCGCCGGCCGCGGCGCCCGCCCCCACCGGCGGCTGCGCCGCGCACTGA
- a CDS encoding cellulase family glycosylhydrolase → MHRPTALGGALAALATAAAGVLVAAAVSTTPAAAATAGTGTGYLHTSGNKIVDSTEATVRLTGINWFGMETDNKTFHGLWSSNPWRGQLDTMARLGYNTLRIPYSNDALKPGATATGINDFVNPDLVGLSPLQILDKVIDYAGSKGMRVILDRHRPTSAGQSPLWYTSTVSEATWIADWKMLAQRYANNTTVIGADLHNEPHAEGTNPAATGACWGCGDTARDWRLAAERAGNAILGVQPNWLIFVEGVSCPSGGLSNVWDNDPSNDEDCGWWGGNLSKAGQFPVRLNVANRLVYSPHEYATSVYHQTWFDDPSYPANLPAIWDKYWGYLYKQNLAPIMMGEFGSTLQDPKDKVWLQNLMAYTGTGVTGMSFTYWSWNPNSGDTGGIANDDWTTINQAKQDILQPYLIPPAGGGTTSPSPTGTPNTSPSPTTPAPSGGCTATYKQVNAWQGGFQGELTVKNTGTAAVNPWSATWTWPSGVTLASGWNATVTQSGTTVTAAAPTWAASLAPGASVTVGFTANGTAAAPGAVKLNGTAC, encoded by the coding sequence ATGCACCGACCCACCGCCCTCGGCGGCGCCCTCGCGGCGCTCGCCACCGCCGCGGCCGGCGTCCTCGTCGCCGCCGCCGTCAGCACCACCCCGGCCGCCGCCGCGACCGCCGGGACCGGCACCGGCTACCTGCACACCAGCGGCAACAAGATCGTCGACAGTACGGAGGCCACGGTCCGGCTCACCGGCATCAACTGGTTCGGCATGGAGACCGACAACAAGACCTTCCACGGTCTGTGGTCGAGCAACCCGTGGCGCGGCCAGCTCGACACCATGGCCCGGCTCGGCTACAACACGCTGCGCATCCCCTACTCGAACGACGCCCTGAAGCCGGGCGCGACGGCCACCGGCATCAACGACTTCGTCAACCCGGACCTGGTCGGCCTCTCCCCGCTGCAGATCCTCGACAAGGTGATCGACTACGCGGGCAGCAAGGGGATGCGGGTCATCCTGGACCGGCACCGGCCCACCTCGGCCGGACAGTCGCCGCTCTGGTACACCTCGACGGTCTCCGAGGCGACCTGGATCGCCGACTGGAAGATGCTCGCCCAGCGGTACGCCAACAACACCACGGTGATCGGCGCGGACCTGCACAACGAGCCGCACGCCGAGGGCACCAACCCGGCCGCCACCGGCGCCTGCTGGGGCTGCGGCGACACCGCCCGGGACTGGCGGCTCGCCGCCGAGCGGGCCGGCAACGCGATCCTCGGGGTGCAGCCGAACTGGCTGATCTTCGTGGAGGGGGTGAGCTGCCCGAGCGGCGGCCTGTCGAACGTCTGGGACAACGACCCGAGCAACGACGAGGACTGCGGCTGGTGGGGCGGCAACCTGTCGAAGGCCGGCCAGTTCCCGGTGCGGCTGAACGTGGCCAACCGGCTGGTCTACTCCCCGCACGAGTACGCCACCTCGGTCTACCACCAGACCTGGTTCGACGACCCGAGCTACCCGGCGAACCTGCCGGCCATCTGGGACAAGTACTGGGGCTACCTCTACAAGCAGAACCTCGCGCCGATCATGATGGGCGAGTTCGGCAGCACGCTGCAGGACCCGAAGGACAAGGTCTGGCTGCAGAACCTGATGGCGTACACCGGGACCGGCGTGACCGGGATGTCCTTCACCTACTGGTCGTGGAACCCGAACTCGGGTGACACCGGCGGCATCGCCAACGACGACTGGACCACCATCAACCAGGCCAAGCAGGACATCCTCCAGCCGTACCTGATCCCGCCGGCGGGTGGGGGCACCACCAGCCCGTCGCCGACGGGCACCCCGAACACGTCGCCGAGCCCGACCACGCCGGCCCCGAGCGGCGGCTGCACGGCCACCTACAAGCAGGTCAACGCGTGGCAGGGTGGCTTCCAGGGCGAGCTGACCGTGAAGAACACCGGCACCGCGGCGGTCAACCCGTGGTCGGCGACCTGGACCTGGCCGTCCGGGGTGACGCTGGCCAGCGGCTGGAACGCCACCGTCACCCAGTCCGGCACCACGGTCACCGCGGCCGCCCCGACCTGGGCGGCGTCGCTCGCGCCGGGCGCGTCGGTGACCGTCGGCTTCACGGCCAACGGCACGGCCGCCGCGCCGGGCGCCGTGAAGCTCAACGGCACCGCCTGCTGA